The proteins below come from a single Pandoraea apista genomic window:
- a CDS encoding VOC family protein — protein sequence MLRGGHAGVNRHFAVRGIVMNQVEPDSTLAVASTAPVTPVAIDHVAYPSYDAILTHRFYVDVMGFTLAGAQTGMSRLWGKPYLLVSYEIATGEALAFFNCDGLAPDGHSDTPAAQIHHVALRVRDLEALERWKSHLTAHDVRFAVEHHGDGDHLYLLDPNEIMLELCVQTPESAAGQWQGALDTLQRWVDGVR from the coding sequence ATGCTGCGCGGCGGCCACGCTGGCGTCAATCGCCACTTCGCTGTCCGGGGGATCGTGATGAATCAGGTCGAGCCAGACTCCACGCTCGCCGTCGCGTCGACGGCACCTGTGACCCCTGTGGCCATCGATCACGTCGCGTACCCGAGTTACGACGCAATTCTCACACATCGATTCTACGTCGACGTCATGGGTTTCACGCTCGCCGGCGCGCAGACCGGCATGAGCCGCCTGTGGGGCAAGCCTTATCTGCTGGTGAGCTATGAGATTGCGACGGGCGAAGCGCTGGCGTTCTTCAATTGCGACGGTCTGGCGCCGGACGGGCATTCCGACACCCCTGCGGCACAGATTCATCACGTTGCTCTGCGCGTGAGAGACCTCGAAGCGCTTGAGCGCTGGAAGTCACACCTCACTGCGCACGACGTGCGGTTCGCGGTTGAGCATCATGGCGATGGAGACCATCTCTATCTGCTCGATCCGAACGAGATCATGTTGGAGTTGTGTGTGCAGACCCCCGAGTCGGCTGCCGGGCAGTGGCAAGGGGCGCTCGACACTTTGCAGCGCTGGGTCGACGGCGTGAGGTGA
- a CDS encoding UbiX family flavin prenyltransferase, with protein MTVSTGTPRPARLVVAITGATGAIYGVRLLERLRAMGGVETHLMVSGAGWLTLRHELGLERADVQALADHYHSVREVGANIASGSFATAGMVVAPCSMKTLASVAHGLSDNLIARAADVTLKERRRLVLMVRETPFNLAHLRNMTAVTEMGGIVYPPLPAFYNHPASLDAMVDDTVSRVIDLFDIAPPVATSWDGLGKDTEA; from the coding sequence ATGACGGTATCGACGGGAACCCCCCGGCCCGCGCGTCTGGTCGTTGCCATCACTGGCGCGACCGGCGCGATCTATGGGGTGCGTCTGCTCGAGCGCCTGCGTGCCATGGGCGGCGTCGAGACGCATCTGATGGTGTCGGGCGCAGGCTGGCTGACGCTGCGTCACGAACTCGGGCTGGAGCGTGCCGACGTGCAGGCGCTAGCCGATCACTACCATAGCGTGCGTGAGGTCGGCGCCAACATCGCGAGCGGCTCGTTCGCGACTGCGGGCATGGTCGTAGCCCCCTGCTCGATGAAGACGCTCGCGAGCGTGGCGCACGGGCTTTCGGACAATCTGATCGCCCGCGCCGCCGACGTCACCCTGAAGGAGCGCCGCCGCCTCGTGCTGATGGTGCGCGAAACGCCCTTCAACCTCGCGCATCTGCGCAATATGACGGCGGTTACCGAAATGGGCGGCATCGTCTACCCGCCGCTGCCGGCGTTCTACAACCATCCGGCATCGCTCGATGCCATGGTCGACGATACGGTCTCGCGCGTGATCGACCTGTTCGACATCGCGCCCCCCGTCGCGACGAGTTGGGACGGCCTTGGCAAGGACACCGAAGCCTGA
- the grxD gene encoding Grx4 family monothiol glutaredoxin encodes MTTQQRIQQIVTEHPVVLFMKGNAQFPMCGFSGRAVQILKACGVDNLFTVDVLQDEEIRQGVKEFANWPTIPQLYIGGEFIGGSDIMMEMYQSGELKQVLADLA; translated from the coding sequence ATGACCACCCAGCAACGTATCCAGCAAATCGTCACCGAACATCCCGTCGTGCTCTTCATGAAGGGCAATGCGCAATTCCCGATGTGTGGCTTCTCGGGCCGCGCCGTGCAGATCCTGAAGGCCTGCGGCGTCGACAATCTGTTCACGGTGGACGTGCTGCAAGACGAGGAAATTCGTCAGGGCGTGAAGGAATTCGCCAACTGGCCGACCATTCCCCAGCTCTACATCGGCGGTGAATTCATCGGCGGCTCGGACATCATGATGGAGATGTACCAGAGCGGCGAACTCAAGCAGGTTCTCGCCGACCTCGCGTAA
- the prmC gene encoding peptide chain release factor N(5)-glutamine methyltransferase — protein sequence MPHGAGDAHAAQTGTTDATVASLLREPGLPPPESRILLGHVLGWTRTQLITRDREPLSPETVAVYRALHARRLAGEPIAYLTGTREFFGLTLTVSPSVLIPRPETELLVELALARLDGRATPRVLDLGTGSGAIALAIAHSRPDARVTALDRSTDALDVARENARRLGLDARVTFVASDWYAALPGDTAPFDIIVSNPPYIVSGDEHLSQGDLRFEPVDALTDHADGLAALRTIVAGARSRLLPDSWLLCEHGYHQAADVRALCRAAGFADVFSERDLAGIERTTGGRRV from the coding sequence ATGCCGCACGGCGCCGGCGACGCTCACGCTGCGCAGACGGGCACCACGGACGCTACCGTTGCCTCGCTGCTGCGCGAACCGGGACTCCCGCCGCCGGAGTCGCGCATTCTGCTCGGCCATGTGCTCGGCTGGACCCGCACGCAACTGATTACCCGGGATCGCGAGCCGCTCTCGCCCGAGACCGTCGCCGTCTATCGCGCGCTGCATGCGCGTCGCCTCGCGGGCGAGCCCATTGCCTATCTGACCGGCACACGCGAGTTCTTCGGCCTGACGCTGACGGTCAGCCCGTCAGTCCTCATTCCCCGGCCGGAAACCGAATTGCTCGTGGAACTCGCCCTGGCGCGGCTCGACGGACGCGCAACGCCGCGCGTGCTCGATCTGGGCACCGGCAGCGGCGCGATTGCACTGGCCATCGCCCACAGCCGGCCCGACGCCCGCGTCACCGCCCTTGACCGCTCGACCGACGCGCTCGACGTCGCGCGCGAGAATGCCCGTCGACTTGGGCTGGACGCCCGTGTCACCTTCGTCGCCAGCGACTGGTACGCCGCGTTGCCGGGCGACACTGCCCCGTTCGACATCATTGTCTCGAACCCGCCGTACATCGTGTCAGGGGACGAACATCTCTCGCAGGGCGATCTGCGTTTCGAGCCGGTCGACGCCCTGACCGATCACGCCGACGGTCTGGCCGCGCTGCGCACCATCGTGGCCGGGGCACGGTCGCGCCTACTGCCGGATAGCTGGCTGCTTTGCGAGCACGGCTATCATCAGGCCGCCGACGTTCGTGCGCTTTGCCGGGCGGCGGGCTTCGCCGACGTCTTCTCCGAGCGCGATCTGGCGGGTATCGAGCGCACGACCGGCGGCCGGCGCGTCTGA
- the prfA gene encoding peptide chain release factor 1, with translation MKASMQAKLDQLTQRLVELDGLLSQGDVTRDLDNYRKLTREHAELAPVVEQYRQYRDAQSDVAAAQEMAADPEMREFAEDEAAHARARMDDMESTLQRMLLPRDPNDDRNIFLEIRAGTGGDESALFAGDLLRMYTRYAERQRWQVEIMSASESDLGGYKEVIVRLIGQGAYSRLKFESGGHRVQRVPATETQGRIHTSACTVAVMPEADDVAEVEINPADIRIDTFRASGAGGQHVNKTDSAVRITHLPTGIVVECQDDRSQHRNKDKALKVLAARIKDGQLRAQQAKEAATRKSLIGSGDRSERIRTYNFPQGRMTDHRINLTLYKLEYIMDGDLDEMINALVTEHQAELLASLGEAA, from the coding sequence ATGAAAGCGAGCATGCAAGCCAAGCTCGACCAGTTGACACAACGTCTGGTCGAGCTTGATGGGCTATTGAGCCAGGGCGACGTCACGCGCGATCTGGACAACTACCGCAAGCTCACACGCGAACACGCCGAGCTGGCGCCGGTCGTCGAACAATATCGCCAGTACCGCGACGCCCAGAGCGATGTCGCAGCAGCCCAGGAAATGGCGGCCGACCCGGAAATGCGCGAGTTCGCGGAAGACGAAGCCGCTCATGCCCGAGCGCGTATGGACGACATGGAAAGCACGCTGCAACGCATGCTGCTGCCGCGCGATCCGAACGACGACCGCAACATCTTTCTGGAAATCCGCGCGGGCACCGGCGGCGACGAATCGGCGCTGTTCGCGGGCGATCTGCTGCGCATGTACACGCGTTACGCGGAACGCCAGCGCTGGCAGGTCGAGATCATGTCGGCCAGCGAATCGGATCTGGGCGGCTACAAGGAAGTGATCGTGCGTCTGATCGGACAGGGCGCGTACTCGCGTCTGAAGTTCGAGTCGGGCGGTCATCGTGTGCAGCGCGTACCGGCCACCGAAACGCAAGGCCGCATTCACACGTCGGCGTGCACGGTGGCGGTCATGCCGGAAGCCGACGATGTCGCCGAAGTCGAAATCAATCCGGCCGACATCCGCATCGATACGTTCCGCGCGTCGGGCGCGGGCGGGCAGCACGTCAACAAAACGGACTCCGCCGTGCGTATCACGCACTTGCCGACGGGCATCGTTGTCGAATGTCAGGACGACCGCTCGCAGCACCGCAACAAGGACAAGGCACTCAAAGTGCTGGCCGCGCGTATCAAGGACGGCCAACTGCGCGCCCAGCAAGCCAAGGAAGCCGCCACCCGCAAAAGCCTGATCGGCTCGGGCGATCGTTCGGAACGCATCCGCACGTACAACTTCCCGCAAGGGCGCATGACGGATCACCGCATCAACCTCACGCTCTACAAACTCGAATACATCATGGACGGCGATCTCGACGAGATGATCAACGCCCTCGTCACCGAGCATCAGGCCGAACTGCTGGCGTCGCTGGGCGAGGCCGCCTGA
- the hemA gene encoding glutamyl-tRNA reductase, whose protein sequence is MQLLALGLNHHTAPVSLRERVAFPFERIEPALAGLKSLWTGGDSGRLSTPEAAILSTCNRTEIYCVTDDAAARERAVHWLAQFHNIPAGDLAPHLYALPQSDAVRHAFRVASGLDSMVLGETQILGQLKDAVRTASEAGALGTYLNQLFQRTFAVAKEVRGQTEIGAHSVSMAAAAVRLAQRIFESISTQKVLFIGAGEMIELCATHFAAQNPKALFIANRTAERGEKLAERLGGTAIRLSELPQRLHEFDIVVSCTASTLPLIGLGAVERAIKARKHKPMFMVDLAVPRDIEPEVGRLADVFLYTVDDLGAVVREGNALRQAAVAQAEAIIETRVQNFMQWLDARSVVPVIRDIHGTAEAMRVTELERAQRMLARGDDPAAVLEALSLSLTKKFLHGPTHALNTARGDSREQIIHLIPELFRTSGNADK, encoded by the coding sequence ATGCAACTGCTCGCTCTCGGCCTGAACCACCACACGGCGCCCGTCTCGCTGCGCGAACGGGTGGCGTTTCCGTTCGAGCGAATCGAGCCGGCGCTGGCAGGTCTGAAGAGTTTGTGGACCGGCGGCGATAGCGGCAGATTGAGCACCCCCGAGGCCGCCATTCTGTCGACCTGCAATCGCACCGAGATCTACTGCGTCACCGACGACGCCGCCGCGCGCGAGCGCGCGGTGCACTGGCTGGCCCAGTTCCACAACATTCCGGCCGGCGACCTTGCTCCTCATCTGTACGCCCTTCCCCAGTCCGATGCCGTACGTCATGCGTTTCGCGTGGCGAGCGGACTCGACTCGATGGTGCTCGGCGAGACGCAAATCCTCGGTCAGTTGAAAGATGCCGTGCGCACCGCATCCGAGGCGGGCGCACTGGGCACCTATCTGAATCAGCTATTCCAGCGCACGTTCGCGGTCGCCAAGGAAGTTCGCGGCCAGACCGAGATCGGTGCGCATTCGGTGTCGATGGCCGCCGCAGCGGTTCGTCTCGCCCAGCGCATTTTCGAGAGCATCAGCACGCAGAAGGTGCTGTTCATCGGCGCGGGCGAAATGATCGAGCTATGCGCCACGCATTTCGCCGCGCAAAATCCGAAGGCGCTGTTCATCGCCAACCGGACGGCCGAGCGCGGCGAGAAGCTCGCCGAGCGTCTGGGCGGCACGGCCATCCGTCTGTCGGAGCTGCCGCAGCGCCTGCATGAGTTCGACATTGTCGTGTCGTGCACAGCGAGCACGTTGCCGCTGATCGGCCTGGGGGCCGTCGAGCGCGCCATCAAGGCCCGCAAGCACAAGCCGATGTTCATGGTCGATCTGGCCGTGCCACGAGACATCGAACCGGAAGTCGGCCGTCTGGCCGACGTTTTCCTGTACACCGTCGACGATCTCGGCGCGGTAGTGCGCGAAGGCAATGCGCTGCGTCAGGCCGCGGTCGCACAGGCCGAGGCGATCATCGAGACGCGTGTTCAGAACTTCATGCAATGGCTCGACGCCCGCAGCGTCGTGCCGGTCATCCGCGACATTCACGGCACCGCCGAGGCAATGCGCGTGACCGAGCTTGAGCGTGCCCAGCGCATGCTCGCGCGTGGCGACGATCCCGCCGCCGTACTCGAAGCCCTGTCCCTGTCCCTCACCAAGAAATTCCTGCACGGCCCGACGCACGCGCTGAATACGGCGCGCGGCGATTCGCGCGAGCAAATCATTCACCTCATTCCCGAACTGTTCCGCACCTCGGGAAACGCCGACAAATAG